In Vibrio atlanticus, the following proteins share a genomic window:
- the gpmM gene encoding 2,3-bisphosphoglycerate-independent phosphoglycerate mutase has translation MSAKKPMALVILDGYGYREDNQDNAIANANTPVLDGLIANQPNTLISASGLDVGLPDGQMGNSEVGHTNIGAGRVVYQDLTRITKSIADGEFGQTEALVNAVDKAVKADKAVHIIGLMSPGGVHSHEDHIYAAVEMAAERGAEKIYLHAFLDGRDTPPRSAENTLARFQTLFAKLGKGRVASLIGRYYAMDRDNNWDRVQESYDLLTQAKAEFTFDTAVAGLEAAYARDENDEFVKATEIKAEGEKSAAIVDGDAVIFMNYRADRAREITRAFVPNFDGFERSVFPAIDFVMLTQYAADIPLFCAFPPASLENTYGEWLSKEGKTQLRISETEKYAHVTFFFNGGKEDEFEGEERQLVASPKVATYDLQPEMSAPELTEKLVVAIKGGKYDAIVCNFPNCDMVGHTGVYDAAVKAVESLDECLGKVVEAIKEADGQLLITADHGNAEMMVNPETGGIHTAHTNLPVPLIYVGSKDVEFKEGGKLSDLAPTMLSLSGIDIPAEMSGDVIVK, from the coding sequence ATGTCAGCTAAGAAGCCTATGGCTTTAGTGATCCTTGACGGTTACGGTTACCGTGAAGACAACCAAGACAACGCTATCGCGAACGCTAATACACCAGTATTAGACGGTCTTATTGCTAACCAACCTAACACGCTAATCTCTGCTTCTGGCTTAGATGTAGGCCTGCCGGATGGTCAAATGGGTAACTCTGAAGTGGGTCACACCAACATCGGTGCGGGTCGTGTGGTATACCAAGATTTAACACGTATTACTAAATCAATCGCAGACGGCGAATTCGGTCAAACAGAAGCGCTAGTGAATGCAGTTGATAAAGCGGTTAAAGCAGACAAAGCAGTGCACATCATCGGTCTTATGTCTCCAGGTGGCGTTCACTCTCATGAAGATCACATCTACGCAGCCGTTGAAATGGCAGCAGAACGTGGCGCAGAGAAAATCTACCTACACGCATTCCTAGACGGTCGTGATACGCCGCCACGTAGCGCTGAAAACACACTAGCTCGCTTCCAAACGCTATTCGCTAAACTAGGCAAAGGCCGTGTGGCTTCGCTTATTGGTCGTTACTACGCAATGGACCGTGATAACAACTGGGATCGCGTTCAAGAGTCTTACGACCTGCTTACTCAAGCAAAAGCGGAATTCACATTCGATACGGCGGTTGCTGGCCTAGAAGCGGCTTACGCTCGTGACGAAAACGATGAGTTTGTGAAGGCGACTGAAATCAAAGCGGAAGGCGAAAAATCTGCCGCTATCGTTGATGGCGATGCGGTTATCTTCATGAACTACCGTGCTGACCGTGCACGTGAAATTACTCGTGCATTCGTACCTAACTTCGACGGTTTTGAGCGTAGCGTATTCCCAGCAATCGATTTTGTGATGCTGACTCAATACGCGGCAGACATCCCACTGTTTTGTGCATTCCCACCGGCTTCTCTAGAGAACACTTACGGTGAATGGCTATCGAAAGAAGGCAAAACGCAGCTACGTATCTCTGAAACAGAGAAATACGCACACGTGACGTTCTTCTTCAACGGCGGTAAAGAAGACGAATTTGAAGGTGAAGAGCGTCAGCTTGTAGCTTCTCCAAAAGTGGCGACTTACGACCTACAGCCAGAAATGAGCGCACCAGAGCTAACTGAAAAGCTTGTTGTAGCAATCAAAGGCGGCAAATACGACGCTATCGTTTGTAACTTCCCTAACTGTGACATGGTTGGTCACACTGGCGTTTATGATGCAGCGGTTAAAGCGGTAGAGTCGCTAGACGAATGTCTGGGTAAAGTGGTTGAAGCAATTAAAGAAGCAGACGGTCAACTGCTTATCACCGCAGATCACGGTAACGCGGAAATGATGGTAAACCCAGAAACGGGCGGCATCCACACTGCACACACTAACTTACCAGTGCCACTTATCTACGTAGGCAGCAAAGACGTTGAGTTCAAAGAAGGCGGTAAACTGTCTGACCTTGCACCAACGATGCTTTCTCTGTCTGGTATTGATATCCCAGCAGAAATGTCAGGTGACGTGATCG